The nucleotide sequence GATGATCTGCAGTCGGCGTCAAGGGGCTGTTCGCCTCGCTCTTCCTCAAGGACCCAGCGCACAAGACGCGCCGCGGTCAAGCCGGCGTTGTCCGCGACGGACTCCACAACGGCTGCCCCAGCTACGGCTATCGGCCAGCCCCGGAAAAGCCGGCGAGCTGGAGATTGACCAGACGGAAGCAGCGGTCATCCGCCAGATCTTTGCCGATTACCTCAACGCCAGGTCGCCGCGCGACATCGCGGCCACGCTGAGCAAGCAGGGCCTGCCAGGCCCGCGCGGCGGCGTCTGGAACGCATCGACCATCGCCGGCAGCCGCAAGCGGAGCAGATCACGCAGATGCGAGAGCTGGTGGCCCAGCACGGGATCGATATCGGGTGGCCGACTTGATCTTCCTTTGAAAGTTAGGCCTTGGGATTCTAATGAAGTTGTCACCGCAGGTTGTGCAAATGGAGTTGCTTGGCGACACAATCAGCATCCGGAGGCAGGCGGAAGAGCCTTGCGTACGCTTTCTTGAACTCGTCCAAGCTATTCATCGACCACGCCCGCTTCTGCTGCTTCACTTGGTGCGCTCATCGGTGACCGCTTCGAGCTCCGCCACACGCTGCAGTGCCCCCGTGACCATCGCTTGAAGTCTTCCGGCTCGCGCTTGGAGTGTTCGTATCCTTCATTTTGATCGGCCAAGTCCCGCAGCGTCGCTACTATGGCCGCAGCCTTAGTATCGGCGGAGAAGACGGTCGATGAGTGGCATGGCGACTTGGGTGGGCGACCGCGCGATGGTCCGGGCGTCCGCGGCAATGGTCGTGATCCGACCGGGCTCAAAACCGCAAGCCTCGCCGATCTCACGTTGCAGAAGTCTCAGCTCGGCGATATTGACAGGCCACCAACGCGCGAACTCCTGCGCTCGGTAGAACGCGATCGGATCCACGACGGTCGTGCCGCCAGCCTCGTTGCGACGGCGAAACTCGACCAAACAGAACGATGCGAACTCCTCCTTTGCGGGCACCGGATTGAAGTCCCGGAACGGATCGACGAGCACCGCGACCGCCCGGGTACTTTCCTTCGCTTTCAGCAAATCGATGATGCGCTTGATCTGATCGATCTTTCCACCGTAGCGGCCAAGACGCGCACCATGAATCTACGGAATCCGATGCTCGAGCTGGGACCGGTCCCGTTGCCACCACGCAGATGTAATTGGCGACTTCCGCTGGTTGTGTGGACACGACTACGATGTATCAACGAGACATCCCTCGCGTCGAAACATCGATCGGCCAACTCTGGGAAATCAAGGATTTACGCTGGATATGGTAGCGGGGGAGCGCTACCGCCTTTCCCCACACCAACCAAACCTACGATACCTCATCCAATCTTACGCATAAGACCGTTCGTGAGCCCGGGGACCAGTGCAGGTCTTCGCTCATACGGAGGAATATTGAAAGACCTCGGGCTATGGGTCGGGTGAGAGCGACCTCCGTCGCGAAAAATCGAAGGCACGCGCATTTCGGTCCCGCCATCGTCGGTAGGGCGCGGTGTCTCTGGCCAGAGAATTTTCACCCCGCTCGGATTGCAGGTTCAAATCCAGCATCGACCAAAAGCTGCGATGGCGTTGCCGCTTCTGATCGCCATGACGCGGAGCCAATTTCCGTATCACGCTGGTCGAGGTCGATCAGCGCATCAATGGCTTCATTGAGCTGCGAGGACGCGCTCGACGGCATGCCCTCCGTTGCGGACAACTCGATGCGGTATGCGTCTAGCGCCCACTGACGTAGCAGATTTCGCTTCTGCTCCGCGGATAGTTTCGGGTCACGCAGGACGTCGCTTGGATGGGCGTAGCTACTTGCAAGATTGGCCCACGCGCGATCGTCGCCCGCTAGGTCTTTTGCCGCCGTTGCTTGGGATGCGTTTTGGACGACGGCATCGGGCGAAGCGCATACCGTCGGTTGTCCGGCGACGCCCTCAGTCCCTGACAATCTGACATTTGGGATCTGGTCCGACATAGACTCCTCCCGATGAAGCGGGAGCAGGATCAGTTGCTATTGATTGCGATACGCCTCACCTCGCGTTGCGCCTGGCAGTCTTGGGCAAGGTGATCGTCAGAACCTCGTTGCGAAACGAGGGTGACTTTGTCCTCGTTGATGTCCTCGACCTGCAGCATGGACGCTTCTCCTCGAGTGAGGCGGCCTGAGCGAGGTGGCGGCGTCGGCCATCTCGAACGTGCATCGATGGATCGCCAGATTTGGAGCGACTCGCATGGTCCGGATTCGGGTCGTTCCCTGTTCTGGCGCATCCGATGCCCCTCCTCGGCCCGGCGCTTGCGGGGCGCGGGCAAAGGGTGTTCAGCGGCGAACGATTTGGGAGGCATGGTGGATGTTTCAAGGGGCTGCCAGCCAAATAACTCATTGTAATTAGTACTTTTTTTTATCTGGCAGCGCTCAAGCAAGAGGAGTGCTAATTTTTTTTGAAGGCACATCTTGAAACCGATTTTGCGCATTCCTACACCAATTTTCGCCCTGGGTAGGGCTTCTGCCTCCCGGGCGCGGCACTATCAAAATTCGGTCTTGCAGAAGGAGGAATGCATGCAGTTCCGCCCGCTCCACGACCGCGTGGTCGTCAAGCGTATCGAAGCCGAGGAAAAGTCCGCCGGCGGCATCATCATCCCGGATACGGCCAAGGAGAAGCCGCAACAAGGCGAGGTCATCGCCGTGGGGCCGGGAGGCCGCGACGAAACCGGCAAGTTGATCCCGATCGACCTGAAGATCGGTGACCGCGTTCTGTTCGGAAAATGGTCAGGCACCGAGGTCAAGCTCGATGGGATCGAATATCTCATCATGAAAGAGAGCGACGTCATGGGAGTGCTTGAAGAATCGGCGGCCAAGAAGAAAGCGGCCTGACTCCGAACTCAACCATCAGTCCCCACGCCTGGTTCGGGACGGTTCCCGAGACCTCGCCAAGGAGGCATGAATGGAGCGACTAGATCTGCCGAAGCACGTCCTGGAGCGCGTGGAGCGACGGTGGGCCCAGGAGCTTCAACCGCAGCCGGCACGGACAGAACCAGATGGCTCCACCAGTCTGGGAGAACACAATGGATCTTTGAGGAGCTACCAACATGAGCGCGAAGGAAGTCAGATTCTCCACCGAGGCGCGCGAGAAAATGCTGCGCGGCATCGATATTCTCGCCAATGCGGTGAGAGTGACGCTCGGCCCGAAGGGCCGCAACGTGGTTCTTGAAAAGTCGTTCGGCGCGCCGCGCATCAGCAAGGATGGCGTTACCGTCGCCAAGGAGATCGAGCTCGAAGACAAGTTCGAGAACATGGGCGCACAGATGGTGCGCGAGGTCGCATCCAAGACTTCCGACCAAGTCGGCGACGGCACCACGACCGCGACGGTGCTTGCTCATGCGATCGTGCACGAAGGTGCCAAGGCGGTGGCCGCCGGTATGAACCCGATGGATCTCAAGCGAGGAATCGACCTCGCGACAGAGGCGGTGGTCGAGGACCTCGGCAAGAACTCGAAGAAGCTCGCCACAAACGACGAGGTGGCCCAGGTGGCCACGATCTCGGCCAACGGCGACGCCGAGATCGGCCGCTTCCTGGCCGACGCCATGAAGAAAGTCGGCAACGAGGGCGTGATCACCATCGAAGAAGCAAAGTCCCTGAACACTGAGCTCGAAGTCGTGGAAGGTATGCGATTCGACCGCGGTTACGTCTCGCCCTACTTCGTCACGAATGCCGACAAGATGCGGGTTGAGTTGGACGACCCGTACATCCTCATCCACGAGAAGAAGCTCTCCGGGCTGCAACCGCTCTTGCCGCTGCTCGAGTCGGTTGCACAGGCCGGCAAGCCGCTCCTCATCATCGCCGAGGATATCGAGGGCGAGGCGCTGGCGACGCTGGTGGTGAATAAGCTTCGCGGCGGGCTCAAGGTTGCCGCCGTGAAAGCGCCGGGCTTCGGCGATCGCCGCAAGGCCATGCTGCAGGACATCGCCATCCTCACCGGCGGCACCTTCATCTCGGAAGATCTGGGCGCCAAGCTCGAGAACGTGGCTCTCAACATGCTTGGGCGCGCGAAGAAGGTTGAAATCGACAAGGAGAACACCACCATCGTCGCCGGCGCCGGCAAGAAGGCGGACATCGAGGCGCGCGTCAAGCAGATCAAGACCGAGATCGGGGAGACGACGTCGGATTATGATCGTGAGAAGCTGCAGGAGCGGCTTGCCAAGCTCGCGGGCGGCGTGGCGGTGATCCGCGTGGGCGGCGCCACCGAGGTCGAGGTCAAGGAGCGCAAGGATCGCGTCGACGACGCGATGCACGCGACCCGCGCCGCGGTCGAGGAAGGCATCCTGCCGGGCGGCGGGGTCGCATTGCTGCGCGCAGTGAAGGCACTGGCGCGCGTGAAACCGAAGAACGACGACCAACGCTATGGCGTCGAGATCGTCCGCAAGGCGCTTGCCTGGCCGACCCGCCAGATCGCGCGCAATGCAGGCGAAGACGGCTCCATCGTCGTCGGGAAGATCCTGGAGAAGGATACCTACGCCTATGGCTTCAATGCGCAGGACGGCGAATACACCAACCTTGTTTCCAAAGGGATCATCGATCCGACCAAAGTGGTTCGCTCTGCGTTGCAGGACGCCGCGTCGGTGGCGGGTTTGCTGATCACAACCGAAGCCATGGTCGCCGAGTTGCCAAAGAAGAAAGCCCAACCGCCGTTGCCGGACGCCGGAATGAGTGACATGGACTTCGCGGCATGAGGAACGGAACAAACTGAGGTGGCGAGGTACGCGACGGCCCCAATCAAGTGATCAATAGAGCGTTGCAGTTATGAGCTACTCGTTCGACGGCTGAGCACGTCGGATCGGAGGGTGTCTAGGATTAAGGTGTGAAATGAGCATGCTGGAGGCCGAAAATGACAGAGCTGAAATGGACAGAGCTGAAATGGAAGGAATCCGGAGTTGATATCGCAAATCTCATCCTAGCGGCTCTCTTGTTTCTGACGCCGTGGGTCTTTGGGTTTGCGCATGACTACCCCGCGGCGCCAAACGCCTGGGTGAGTGGTATCATCATTGGCGTTGTAGCGATCGCAGCGCTCACAAAATTCGCCGAGTGGGAGGAATGGGTCAATCTCGTGCTCGGAGTGTGGGTGTTGGTGTCGCCATGGGTTCTTGGCTTTGCCGCGCAGAGCGCAGCCGGATGGGCCCATGTCATCGCGGGTCTGATCGTCGCTGTGCTGGCGGGCGTGAAGCTGTGGTTCATGCATCAGACGCCACAGGTGACCGCCCGACGATAAGGACGCGGGTCGGGTGTCGACCTGGCCCGTTCTCCGCCTTGATCGTGATCGGGTCCTGTTCGCGAGCTCCATGAGCGAGGGCTGCTTTGAGCGAGGGCTGCTTTCCGTCAGCCTGTTGGTTTGCGCGGATCCGGAAGGAGGATGATCATGGAGGGCGCAATGCTCCAGCCTGAGCGAAACGAGGCCGATTTGCAGGTGGCGGAAATACGCCACAGGATCGCGAATTGCTTTCAGCTCATGATCGGTGCCATACATTGCCGGCTCAAGCAGACGGCCGATCCCGTGGCGCGGGACCAGTTGGTATGGGCCCGCGACATCATCCATACCATGAGCCTCCTGCAGGGGCGTCTGACTTCAGATGCCGGGCAGAGCTTTGCCGACTATCTCCGTGACCTGGCCAAGTACTGGCAGCCTCTGCTGGAGGTTCAATCGGTCCACATCGAAGTCGATGCCGATCCCATCGACCTTGGGCCTGGCGCATCTTCGTCGCTGGCGCTGATTGTCCAGGAACTGGTGACCAACAGTGTCAAACATGGCCTTGATGGCACCGCCGGCTGGATTCGGATTGAACTCAAACGACGCGACGCCGAGGTGGAATTGGTCGTGGCGGACAACGGTCGGGGCGTGTCCAAAGACAGGCGCGCGCGGTCCGGACTTGGGATGACGATCGTCAGCCAGCTGAGTAAGAGAATCGGCGCCGTCATGGAATTCGATTGCGGCGCATCGGGAACGATTGCCCGCTTGCGGCTCCCGATCGCCGGTGCAACGGCAGCTGGGAGATCGAGTTGTCCCTCGTACCAAATGGCCGGTTAGCTACCATGTCGTCGAGGCGTCCTATGCGGAATAGGCACCCAGTCCAATGAACAAGGCTATTGAAGCATCGACGGAGCGGCTGCCAATGACAGCCGACGGCTATGCATCTTTGCAAGACGAGCTGAGGCACCGCATTCAGGTCGAGCGACCGCGCATCGGCGAACGCATCCAGGATGCTAAGGCGGACGACACCAACCTACCTGAGAATGCGGAGTATCTAGCCGCCAAATCCGAGCAGGAGCTCAATGAGGCTCGCATCGCGCAACTCCAGGACAAGCTCGCGCGTGCCGAAGTGATCGACGTATCGAGCCTTTCCGGCGACACCATCAAGTTCGGGGCCACGGTGACCCTGACCGACGAGGACACGCGCGAGAAGCGGATGTGGCAGATCGTTGGCGAGTCCGAGGCGGACGCAAGGAGCGGTAAGATTTCGATCTTTTCGCCGCTCGCCCGCGCGCTCATCGGCAAGACCAAAGGCGCGGTCGTCGAGGTCATCGCGCCCGGCGGTGCGAGGGCCTATCAGATCGACAAGGTCGAATGGCATTGATCGGCAGGCGCTGTGTGCCGCGAGTCGGGCCCTTCGACCCTCTGTTGCTCGATCTCATGCTGCCGCCCGCGACGATATCGATGTCTCTCGCTACGTTGCCGCATCGACGGCCCATGGCGAGAGAACACGCCGGATACGACCCGGGCTCGGTCGAACGCCCTCATTCCGGCACTAATCTGTTGCGAACAATCAATTGGCACCCAAGTTATATAGACGCCAAGCCCCACCAAAAGTATCGGGTACCAAGTCAGCCATGCCGACCGGCTCAGATCTCGATATCCGCCGTGCCAGTGAGGAGGAACGAGCTTATCTTGAATCGTTGATTCGCGAGGATTTCGAGCGATGTCATCCCGGCGAGACGCTGGAAGACCTGAATCGGCGGGCTTCCTTTTCCAAGGAGGACAGAGGATTGTTGCGCGATTGGATGGCGGTGGCGGCGACCCGCGCCGCGGCTGATCCGGCCAAGCCCCCGCGGCTGAATTCAGCGGCGTAGCAGCGGCAACGGCTTGTCCGAACCTCCTTCGTATCACTGGACAGTGGTCTCTCCTCAGACGGGGGACAGCTAAGAATGATCCCAGGAATTTTCGGCCTCCTGCCAGAAAGGAGTTACTCAATGCGATCTGCGCGGAGCGCACTTCCATAATCATTCATTACGGTCGGGTGAAACCGGCCTCGGTCGCGGAAAATCGCAAGCGAGCGCATTTTCGATGCCGCCATCGTATGGTAGGGCGCGGTGTCTTTCGCGTGGGGCGGATTGCAGGTTCAAATCCCGGAGGCGCAACCACCGATACGGACATTCAGTTCGGGTTGCGACGATCTAATCGAGGGCTTTTCGCCCCTCTTTGCGTCCAACGCCGAGCGGCTTGAGCTTCGCGCGCGATGTCCTTTGTTCGGAATCCATCCTCCGACCGTGGCGCCGCCTGGGAAGCTCGGCCAACGTCACGGTCCTGAACCGCCAAGGCGAGGTCGCCGATGGTCTGATCCTGGATGGACCCCAGCCGACGAATTGTGCCTTTGCGCTCGAAGGCAAGAAGCTGCGCGTCACGGAGGTCGGCAAGGGCCAGGTCGAAGAGATCGATATGCCCTGCGAAGGTCTGCCGCTGCACCTGCCGAAATTCGCCTGACCAGGAGCCTCGCGGTTCCCGCGAGGCTCCTGCTGAGCCGCTCAAAGGAAGCCGATCGACAACCAGGGCACGGCTGCGACGATCAGGGTGCCGATCAAGAGCGCGATCATGTAGCCCATGATCGGCTTCATGCCCTCGTCCGGATTGATGCGGCTGATCGCGCAGGCCGCGTAGTAACCGACGCCGAACGGCGGTGCGAACAGGCCGATGCCCATGGCGAGGACGACCACCATCGCATAGTGGACATCGTGCACCCCGACCTGCCGCGCGATCGGGAACAGCAGCGGGCCAAACAGCACGATGGCCGGGATCCCTTCCAGCACGCTGCCCAGGATCACGAAGGTAACGATCGTGACCGCCAGGAAGACAGGGACGCCGCCGGGAAGGTTGGTCATGCACTTGGCAAGAGAGGCAGAAAATCCCGACTGAGTCAGCGCCCAGGCCATCCCCGTCGCCGCGCCGATGATGAGCAGAATTGCCCCGGACAGCGAAGCCGTCTCGACCAGCATCGGATAGAGACGGCGCCAGTCGAACTGGCGGTAGACGAGGAGACCCGCGCAGGCCGAGTACAGGATGCCGATGGTCGAGACCTCCGTTGCCGTCGCAACGCCCTCGACGACGGCAGTCCGGATCACGAATGGCAGGGCGATAGCGGGTATCGCGATGACAAAGGCTCGGCCGATCTCCGACCCCTTTGCCCTTTCGACGTGGGACAAGTCCTCGCGGCGGTATCGCCACCACACGACGGCCGCGAGCATGACCGCGAGCACCACGCCCGGCAGCAACCCGCCAGTAAACAGCGCAGAGATCGACACACCGGTGACCGAGCCGATCGTGATCAGAACCAGCGACGGTGGGATCGTCTCGGTCTGCGCGCCTGTCGCGGCCAGGAGCGCGACGAGATCGCCAGGCTTGGCCCCGCGCTGCCGCATCTCGGGAAACAACACCGGAGCCACCGCAGCCATATCTGCCGCCTTGGAGCCGGAAATACCCGAGACCAGATACATCGCTCCGACGAGCACGTAGTGCAGTCCGCCGCGCACGTGGCCCAGAAGGCTTGCCAGGAAGCCAACCATCGCGCGCGCCATGCCTGTCATCTCGATCAGCAGACCGAGAAAGACGAAGAGAGGCACCGCGAGCAGAATCAGGTGGCTCATGCCTTCGTCCATCCGCCCGATCATCACCACGTCGGGCGTGCTGGTCGTCAAGGCGAGATAGCCGACCGTGGCGAGGCCGAATGCGAACGCGATCGGCACGGCCGCGAAGACCATGGCGCCAACCACGACAACGAAGAAAATTAGAAGATTCAAATTGCCGAGCGGCTTCAACGCCGGAGCCAGCAGAATGAAGGTCGCGATGATGCCCGCGACGATCGCCAGGGACGCCAGCAAGCTGCGCGGGCTCGCGATGCGGATGAGCCGGAGGACCGCTGCGATTAGCATCAGTCCGATCCCGATCGGCAAAGCCGCCGCACGCCAGCTATTGACGATCTCGAGCGCAGGCGTGGTGACGAATGCCTCGTCTGCGGCGAATTCATAGGCGGGCCAGACGACGAGGACGAGAAATGCTAGCGATGCCGCGGCCGCGACGACGTCCAGAAACGCACGAACCTGAGCACTGAGAACACCGACGACCGCGGTCATCCGCATGTGCTCGCCGCGCTGGAACGCAATCACGGAACCGAGCATGGCGAGCCAAAGAAAGAGAAGGCCGGCGAGTTCGTCGGACCAGATGATGGGCGAGCGGAACACGTATCGACCCACGATGCCCGCAGACAGCACCGCAATCTCCGCCAGCACGAGCAGTGCTGCCGGGACCGCGACGACATGGCCAAGCACCGTGTTCGCCGTTATCACCCAACTGCACCGGCCTGCCTGCGACGCGCCGGCCGCCATACCGGCACCGACATGCGGCGTATGGCTCATGCTGGTCATGATAGCTGGCCCGCCGCTTTTTCAAGTTGCGACCACGCCTCCTCGCCGAATTTGCCCTTCCAGTCCGAATAGAAGCTGGTCTTGGACAGCGCCTGGCGGAAAGCGGCACGATCGACGTCGACGAACTTGAGGCTCTTGGCGGAGAGATCGTTACGCAGAGACCGGCTGAGCTTTGCGATATCGGCGCGCTGATCGATGGCGGAGCGGTCGAGCTCGCGAGTGACGATCTCCTGCACGTCCTTGGGGAGACGCTCGAAAGCGCGCTTGTTGCCGAGAATCCAATAGCCGTCCCAGACGTGACCGGTCAGGCTGCACGTGTTCTGCACTTCGTAAAGCCGCGCCGTCGCGATGATGGGCAACGGATTCTCCTGGCCGTCGACGACCTTGGTCTGCAGCGCGGAATAGACCTCGTTGAAGTTGATCGGGGTCGGCCCGGCGCCGAGCGCCTTGAACAGCGAGGTCAGTAGCGGCGCGGGGGGAACGCGGATCTGGAAATTCTTCAGGTCGTCCGGCGTGCGGATCTCGCGGCCGGAGGACGTCACCTGACGGAAGCCGTTGTCCCAGGCCTTCGAGACCGCCATGATCGGCGTCTTGGCGATCTGCGCCCGGATGTAGGTGCCGAGATCGCCGTCCATAGCCTTCCAGACGCTGTCGTAGTCGGCGAAGGCGAAGCCGGTATTCACGATTCCGGCGCTCGGCACCAGCGTGGCGAGGATCGAGGACGACTGGTTGAAGAACTCGACGCCGCCGCTGCGAACCTGCGTCAAGAGCTCGGTGTCCGAGCCGAGCTGGTTGGCCGGGAACAGCCTGATCTCCAGGCGGCCGCTGGTCGCTTCCTTGATGCGGTCGATCGCTTCCTGCGCCCTGATATTCACCGGATGCGTCGGGTCCTGTCCGGTCGCGAACTTGTAGACGAACTCAGCGGCGGATGCCGGGCGGGTCAAAATCCCGCAGAGAGGTACGGCCGTGGCCGCCATCAAGAGCGAACGGCGGCTGATGCTTGCGGACTTCGCGACAGGCATATTTTCCTCCTAAACCAATATTTGAGAATGGTGCCGGCTGCATCGGCCCCAGAGGGCCTGCAGCGTTGCGGTCTGTTCGTTCACCGGCTCTCGGCCGCCGGCATGTGGACAAGAGCCATCACCCGTCGCCGCAACATGCGGCGGGCGCAGCTCCTCGACTGGTTTGGTCTGGTCGCGCTTAGCGTAGGTACGCTAAAGCCAGTGTATGATCTGCCTCGCGACCTCTGCGGTCGAGATCCCGTAGCGGTCGTGCAGCGTCGGCAGTGCGCCGGCGTCAAGAAACTCGTCCGGCAATGCAATCTGGCGGAAACGCGGATGGACGCCCGAGCGCATCAGGACCGCCGCGACCGCCTCGCCGAGACCGCCGATCGTCGTGTGGTTTTCGGCAACGACGACAAGGCGGCCGGGCTTGCCGGCTTCACGCAAGATCGTCTCCGCATCGAGCGGCTTGATGGTTGGAACATGCAGCACCGCAGCATCGATGCGGTCGTTCTTCAGGCTTTGCACGGCCTCGAGGGCGCGCATGGTCATGATGCCGGATGAGATGACCAGGACGTCTTTCCCGTCACGGATCAGCTTGGCGTTTCCGAGTTCGAACTTGTAGTCATATTCGTCCAGCACGACCGGGACCTGGCCACGCAGCAGGCGCATGTAGACCGGCCCGCGATGCGCCGCGATGGCGGGCACCAGTTGCTCGATTTCATGGGCATCGCAGGGATCGACGACCGTCATGTTGGGCATGGCGCGGAACAGCGCGAGATCTTCGGCGGCCTGGTGGCTCGGGCCATAGCCGGAGGTCAAGCCGGGCAATGCGCAGATGATCTTCACGTTGCGGTCTTCCTCCGCGATCGTCTGGTGAATGAAATCGTAGGCCCGCCGCGATGCGAACACGGCGTAGGTGGTCGCGAACGGCATGAACCCTTCTGCGGCCAACCCGGAGGCGGCGCCGAACAGCAGCTGCTCGGCCATGCCCATCTGATAATAGCGGTCCGGGAATTCCTTCGCGAAGATGTGCAGGTCGGTGTATTTGCCGAGGTCGGCCGTCATACCGACCACCTCCGGCCGGCTGCGTGCGAGCTCAACAAGCGCGTTGCCGAAGGGCGCCGGCCTGGTTCGCTGTCCCTCGGCGGCGATCGAGGCGATCATGGCCGAGGTGGTCAGGCGGGGCTTGCCCGGTTGTGGTGCTGATCTGACGGTCTTCATGCCTGCCTCCCGGCTTCCAGCGCGGCAAGCGCGAGCTGCCATTCATGCTGCTCGACGCGGATGAAATGGTTTTTCTCGCGCTGCTCGAGGAAGGGAACGCCCTTCCCCATCAGCGTGTCGGCAACGATCATTCGCGGCTTGGGCTCGGGATGGGACTTGGCGGCATCGAACGCGGCAACCACCGCATCGAGATCGTTGCCGTCGATGCGCTGTACGAACCAGCCGAACGCCTCGAGCTTCTCGACCAGCGGCTCGAAAGCCATCACCTGGTTCGAAGACCGTCCGCCTGCTGATTGTTGACGTCGACGATGCCGATGAGATTGTCGAGCTTGTAATGGCCAGCCGACTGGATGGCTTCCCAGACCGAGCCTTCGTCGAGTTCGCCATCGGAGAACAACGTGTAGACCCGGGCTCCGGATTTCTTGCGCTTGAGGCCGAGCCCCATGCCGACGGCGATGCTGAGGCCCAGTCCGAGCGATCCACCCGACATTTCCATGCCGGGCGTATAGGACGCCATGCCCGACATCGGCAGACGGCTCTCGTCGCTGCCGTATGTTTCGAGCTCATCTTCGGGGACAATCCCGGCCTCGATCAACGCCGCATACAGCGCGATCGCATAATGCCCGTTCGAGAGAAGGAAGCGATCGCGCTCCTCCCAGGACGGATCTTCAGGCCGGT is from Bradyrhizobium sp. ISRA430 and encodes:
- a CDS encoding recombinase family protein, with translation MICSRRQGAVRLALPQGPSAQDAPRSSRRCPRRTPQRLPQLRLSASPGKAGELEIDQTEAAVIRQIFADYLNARSPRDIAATLSKQGLPGPRGGVWNASTIAGSRKRSRSRRCESWWPSTGSISGGRLDLPLKVRPWDSNEVVTAGCANGVAWRHNQHPEAGGRALRTLS
- the groES gene encoding co-chaperone GroES, whose protein sequence is MQFRPLHDRVVVKRIEAEEKSAGGIIIPDTAKEKPQQGEVIAVGPGGRDETGKLIPIDLKIGDRVLFGKWSGTEVKLDGIEYLIMKESDVMGVLEESAAKKKAA
- the groL gene encoding chaperonin GroEL (60 kDa chaperone family; promotes refolding of misfolded polypeptides especially under stressful conditions; forms two stacked rings of heptamers to form a barrel-shaped 14mer; ends can be capped by GroES; misfolded proteins enter the barrel where they are refolded when GroES binds), which gives rise to MSAKEVRFSTEAREKMLRGIDILANAVRVTLGPKGRNVVLEKSFGAPRISKDGVTVAKEIELEDKFENMGAQMVREVASKTSDQVGDGTTTATVLAHAIVHEGAKAVAAGMNPMDLKRGIDLATEAVVEDLGKNSKKLATNDEVAQVATISANGDAEIGRFLADAMKKVGNEGVITIEEAKSLNTELEVVEGMRFDRGYVSPYFVTNADKMRVELDDPYILIHEKKLSGLQPLLPLLESVAQAGKPLLIIAEDIEGEALATLVVNKLRGGLKVAAVKAPGFGDRRKAMLQDIAILTGGTFISEDLGAKLENVALNMLGRAKKVEIDKENTTIVAGAGKKADIEARVKQIKTEIGETTSDYDREKLQERLAKLAGGVAVIRVGGATEVEVKERKDRVDDAMHATRAAVEEGILPGGGVALLRAVKALARVKPKNDDQRYGVEIVRKALAWPTRQIARNAGEDGSIVVGKILEKDTYAYGFNAQDGEYTNLVSKGIIDPTKVVRSALQDAASVAGLLITTEAMVAELPKKKAQPPLPDAGMSDMDFAA
- a CDS encoding SPW repeat protein encodes the protein MTELKWTELKWKESGVDIANLILAALLFLTPWVFGFAHDYPAAPNAWVSGIIIGVVAIAALTKFAEWEEWVNLVLGVWVLVSPWVLGFAAQSAAGWAHVIAGLIVAVLAGVKLWFMHQTPQVTARR
- a CDS encoding sensor histidine kinase — its product is MEGAMLQPERNEADLQVAEIRHRIANCFQLMIGAIHCRLKQTADPVARDQLVWARDIIHTMSLLQGRLTSDAGQSFADYLRDLAKYWQPLLEVQSVHIEVDADPIDLGPGASSSLALIVQELVTNSVKHGLDGTAGWIRIELKRRDAEVELVVADNGRGVSKDRRARSGLGMTIVSQLSKRIGAVMEFDCGASGTIARLRLPIAGATAAGRSSCPSYQMAG
- the greA gene encoding transcription elongation factor GreA — protein: MNKAIEASTERLPMTADGYASLQDELRHRIQVERPRIGERIQDAKADDTNLPENAEYLAAKSEQELNEARIAQLQDKLARAEVIDVSSLSGDTIKFGATVTLTDEDTREKRMWQIVGESEADARSGKISIFSPLARALIGKTKGAVVEVIAPGGARAYQIDKVEWH
- a CDS encoding TRAP transporter large permease subunit, with amino-acid sequence MSHTPHVGAGMAAGASQAGRCSWVITANTVLGHVVAVPAALLVLAEIAVLSAGIVGRYVFRSPIIWSDELAGLLFLWLAMLGSVIAFQRGEHMRMTAVVGVLSAQVRAFLDVVAAAASLAFLVLVVWPAYEFAADEAFVTTPALEIVNSWRAAALPIGIGLMLIAAVLRLIRIASPRSLLASLAIVAGIIATFILLAPALKPLGNLNLLIFFVVVVGAMVFAAVPIAFAFGLATVGYLALTTSTPDVVMIGRMDEGMSHLILLAVPLFVFLGLLIEMTGMARAMVGFLASLLGHVRGGLHYVLVGAMYLVSGISGSKAADMAAVAPVLFPEMRQRGAKPGDLVALLAATGAQTETIPPSLVLITIGSVTGVSISALFTGGLLPGVVLAVMLAAVVWWRYRREDLSHVERAKGSEIGRAFVIAIPAIALPFVIRTAVVEGVATATEVSTIGILYSACAGLLVYRQFDWRRLYPMLVETASLSGAILLIIGAATGMAWALTQSGFSASLAKCMTNLPGGVPVFLAVTIVTFVILGSVLEGIPAIVLFGPLLFPIARQVGVHDVHYAMVVVLAMGIGLFAPPFGVGYYAACAISRINPDEGMKPIMGYMIALLIGTLIVAAVPWLSIGFL
- a CDS encoding TRAP transporter substrate-binding protein; translation: MPVAKSASISRRSLLMAATAVPLCGILTRPASAAEFVYKFATGQDPTHPVNIRAQEAIDRIKEATSGRLEIRLFPANQLGSDTELLTQVRSGGVEFFNQSSSILATLVPSAGIVNTGFAFADYDSVWKAMDGDLGTYIRAQIAKTPIMAVSKAWDNGFRQVTSSGREIRTPDDLKNFQIRVPPAPLLTSLFKALGAGPTPINFNEVYSALQTKVVDGQENPLPIIATARLYEVQNTCSLTGHVWDGYWILGNKRAFERLPKDVQEIVTRELDRSAIDQRADIAKLSRSLRNDLSAKSLKFVDVDRAAFRQALSKTSFYSDWKGKFGEEAWSQLEKAAGQLS
- a CDS encoding transketolase family protein, encoding MKTVRSAPQPGKPRLTTSAMIASIAAEGQRTRPAPFGNALVELARSRPEVVGMTADLGKYTDLHIFAKEFPDRYYQMGMAEQLLFGAASGLAAEGFMPFATTYAVFASRRAYDFIHQTIAEEDRNVKIICALPGLTSGYGPSHQAAEDLALFRAMPNMTVVDPCDAHEIEQLVPAIAAHRGPVYMRLLRGQVPVVLDEYDYKFELGNAKLIRDGKDVLVISSGIMTMRALEAVQSLKNDRIDAAVLHVPTIKPLDAETILREAGKPGRLVVVAENHTTIGGLGEAVAAVLMRSGVHPRFRQIALPDEFLDAGALPTLHDRYGISTAEVARQIIHWL